The genomic DNA ATAAGCATAAAAGTCAAAGGTATGATTTGGAAAGTTAATTTCATATGTTGCATTTGGCTCATACGAATGGTTGAACAGCATACCGTATCCAAGTAGGAGGGCGGAATGATTGATTCCATACTCGAAAGCATAGTCCGCGAGAAGAGTTTTTTCGATATGTTCGTGCTGGTCATTCGGATAAGGAATAACAGGTGCCTCATGGATTAGTTCACCTTTTTTAATATCTCTTGTTGCAAATACGCCTCTATTGAGTTCTCCATCACTGAGTGTAGAAGTTCTTATCTCAATCACAGTTGTCACCTTCGCCTTCGTTTTTGTCTTTCATCTGATTGTATCAGTGTTGTCTGTAAAAAGGAACCTTATCGCTCTATTTGCCCATACGTATGTCCACTTGGATGCATACAGTAAAGGAGTAGGACAAATATGTAAGGAAAGAGGTAAGATATATATGACTAATAATCGAAATGTATACGGCGGTGGACATCATCATGGAGGACATCATCATGGAGGACACCATCATGGAGGACATCACCACGGTGGACACCATCATGGAGGGCATCACCATGGAGGACATCATCATGGAGGGCATCACCACGGTGGACATCATCACGGAGGTTACTATGGAGGAGGCTACGGTGCCGCTCCATTAGCTGTGGGTCTTCTTGGTGGACTTGCAGCAGGAGCTTTAACTCAAGGAGCGGGTTATGGTTATGGCTATGGCTATCCAGCAGCCACTCCTTATCCAACATATAATCCATATGGTGGTTATCCGTACTATTAATAAAGGAAAGCGGCTGTTCATTAAACAGTCGCTTTATTCGTGTTATAAAAAGGCTGTTTTCGTAAAGTTTGTGGTTTTGGAAAA from Robertmurraya sp. FSL R5-0851 includes the following:
- a CDS encoding SET domain-containing protein, translating into MIEIRTSTLSDGELNRGVFATRDIKKGELIHEAPVIPYPNDQHEHIEKTLLADYAFEYGINHSALLLGYGMLFNHSYEPNATYEINFPNHTFDFYAYKDIKAGEEVLINYNGEEDNQDPLWFNEEK